The Clostridiaceae bacterium HFYG-1003 genome includes a window with the following:
- a CDS encoding permease, with amino-acid sequence MLNLALYLVTALLLVLSWTRDRKKTRMAIKKAWKSFENILPEFLVVILMVGILLALADPALISKVIGSESGWSGVILAALVGAVTLIPGFVAFPMAALLLKGGAGPMQIGAFVSTLMMVGVVTMPVEMKYFGKKLTLYRNGIAFAFSFVVAWVIGMVVR; translated from the coding sequence ATTTTGAATCTGGCACTGTACCTTGTGACCGCATTGCTCCTGGTCCTGTCGTGGACCCGGGATCGGAAAAAGACCCGCATGGCGATCAAAAAAGCCTGGAAATCCTTTGAAAACATTCTGCCGGAATTTCTGGTGGTCATTTTGATGGTTGGAATCCTGCTGGCACTGGCCGATCCAGCCCTGATCTCGAAGGTGATCGGAAGTGAATCCGGCTGGTCCGGAGTGATACTGGCAGCCCTGGTGGGAGCCGTTACCCTGATTCCTGGATTTGTCGCTTTCCCCATGGCAGCGCTGCTGCTGAAAGGCGGAGCCGGCCCCATGCAGATCGGCGCCTTCGTCTCGACCCTGATGATGGTGGGTGTCGTGACCATGCCGGTAGAAATGAAGTACTTCGGGAAAAAGCTGACCCTGTACCGCAACGGCATCGCGTTTGCCTTCTCCTTTGTGGTAGCCTGGGTCATTGGAATGGTGGTGAGATAA